The genomic interval GGCCTGATGGTAAAAGGCGGCCGCCACGGGCAGGTTGCCGGTATAAAAGTGTAAGTGGCCGATGGTCGTACCAGCGGGCAATCCCTGCCAGCGCGTAACCCCAGCCGCTTGCAGCACCCCGGCTTCGTCGAGCGGGTCGAGGGCCGATTGAATCTCTCCCTCTGCGCTCACCTGCCACTCGTTGCGAGGCCGGTCACGGTATACCTCAATGGTGAAGCCATCGGGGTCGGTCAGGTAAGTGGCTTCGCTGTAGTTGTGGTTCGAGGAGCCTACGTGTACCCCCAGGGCCCACACATGCTTTAAAAATCGACCCAAATCAGCGCGGGTAGGCAGCAGCACGGCCAAGTGGTAGATGCCCAACCGGCCCCGCCGCGGAATAGGGCGGGCATTGGATTGTTCTTGCAGCCGTACCAGCACGTGCGGGCTACCGGCCACGCCTAGGTCGGCTACGGCGGCTTGGTTTTCGGTGGCTGGGACTTGACTGAGCAATTCAAACCCGAGCACGTGCTGGTAAAACTCCAGCGAGCGGGCCAAACTGGCTACCAACAAGTACACGGCACCCAGGCGAATGGACGCCGGTAGCTCCACCGGCGGATGCACGCCGATGCGTTCGGCAGGCAGCGAAGAATACGAAAGTAGGGCAGTGTTCACAACAGTGCGGGAAGTAGCGGGTGAGGACAAACGAAGCAGCGGCAACCGGCGGGTTTACTGACCCAAGCCGAGCTGCTTCAGGAAAGATTGGTTGTCCCAGTAGAGATACTCCTCCACCATCACGCCATCTTTCCACACGCCGACAGTGGACATGGGCAAGCTGAATTTCTTGCCCGTAGGCTGAATGAACTTGCCGTCGCCGGTGGGCATGGGCTTGGTGAAAGTGCCGGTCATAATTCCCGATACAGACGTCAAGTTGCCCTGGCCCAATTTGAAAGGGTGCTGCTTTATCTTAGTATCGGGGGCATACACGAACATGGCTTTCAAGTCGGTGATGTGCTGCTCGATGCCGGTGGTGGTGTGGCCGTCGGGCCAGTGTACGATGATGTTCTGACCGTGGCTTTCGTGCAGCCGATCCCACCTGGCGTTGCTGAACACGTCGTAGTCCAGCTCGTCGAAGGTTTTTAGGTGCTGGGCTACCTGGTCGTTAGCTTTGGCGGCCGGCTTGGTAGTGGCTTTCTGGGCCGAGGCCGTCAACGAAATGGCGAACAAAGTAAGGGGCAACAGAATCTTTTTCATGCAGCAGGACAAGTACTTGTCAGAATTCTCTCACGGCGAAAGAACAGGACAAAGGTCTTCCGAGGCTCCCTCTTGGCGCATTATCATAGGATA from Hymenobacter sp. GOD-10R carries:
- a CDS encoding VOC family protein, whose amino-acid sequence is MNTALLSYSSLPAERIGVHPPVELPASIRLGAVYLLVASLARSLEFYQHVLGFELLSQVPATENQAAVADLGVAGSPHVLVRLQEQSNARPIPRRGRLGIYHLAVLLPTRADLGRFLKHVWALGVHVGSSNHNYSEATYLTDPDGFTIEVYRDRPRNEWQVSAEGEIQSALDPLDEAGVLQAAGVTRWQGLPAGTTIGHLHFYTGNLPVAAAFYHQALGFAIETWSLSGALFVGAGGYHHHLGLNVWAAGSPTATDADARLLYWELWLPDTATRDAAAARLQAAGYAVDSTPEGPIATDPWNIRVLLRAEAQPQA
- a CDS encoding ester cyclase, which codes for MKKILLPLTLFAISLTASAQKATTKPAAKANDQVAQHLKTFDELDYDVFSNARWDRLHESHGQNIIVHWPDGHTTTGIEQHITDLKAMFVYAPDTKIKQHPFKLGQGNLTSVSGIMTGTFTKPMPTGDGKFIQPTGKKFSLPMSTVGVWKDGVMVEEYLYWDNQSFLKQLGLGQ